A genomic stretch from Prionailurus bengalensis isolate Pbe53 chromosome E2, Fcat_Pben_1.1_paternal_pri, whole genome shotgun sequence includes:
- the LRFN3 gene encoding leucine-rich repeat and fibronectin type-III domain-containing protein 3 gives MAVLPLLLCLLPLAPASSPSQPAAPSPCPRRCRCQTQSLPLSVLCPGAGLLFVPPSLDRRAAELRLADNFIAAVRRRDLANMTGLLHLSLSRNTIRHVAAGAFADLRALRALHLDGNRLTSLGEGQLRGLVNLRHLILSNNQLAALAAGALDDCAETLEDLDLSYNNLEQLPWEALGRLGNVNTLGLDHNLLASVPAGAFSRLHKLARLDMTSNRLTTIPPDPLFSRLPLLARPRGSPASALVLAFGGNPLHCNCELVWLRRLAREDDLEACASPPALGGRYFWAVGEEEFVCEPPVVTHRSPPLAVPAGRPAALRCRAVGDPEPRVRWVSPQGRLVGNSSRARAFPNGTLELLVTEPGDGGIFTCIAANAAGEATAAVELTVGPPPPPQLANSTSCDPPRDGDPDALTPPSAASASASASAKAADTAPPTDRGVQVTEHGATAALVQWPDQRPIPGIRMYQIQYNSSADDILVYRMIPADSRSFLLSDLASGRTYDLCVLAVYEDGATGLTATRPVGCSRFSTEPALRPCGAPHAPFLGGTMIIALGGVIVASVLVFIFVLLMRYKVHGGQPPGKAKAPAPVSSVCSQTNGALGPTPAPPAPEPAVPRAHTVVQLDCEPWRPSHEPTGP, from the exons ATGGCCGTCCTTCCACTGCTCCTCTGCCTGCTGCCGCTGGCCCCCGCCTCGTCTCCATCCCAGCCAGCCGCACCCAGCCCGTGTccccgccgctgccgctgccAGACGCAGTCCCTGCCCCTGAGCGTGCTGTGCCCGGGGGCAGGCCTTCTGTTCGTGCCACCCTCGCTAGACCGCCGGGCAGCCGAGCTGCGCCTGGCGGACAACTTCATCGCGGCCGTGCGCCGCAGGGACCTGGCGAACATGACCGGCCTGCTGCATCTGAGCTTGTCGCGTAACACCATCCGCCACGTGGCAGCCGGCGCCTTTGCCGACCTGCGCGCCCTCCGTGCCCTGCACCTAGATGGGAACCGGCTGACCTCGCTGGGCGAGGGTCAGCTGCGCGGCCTGGTCAACTTGCGCCACCTCATCCTGAGCAACAACCAGCTGGCAGCCCTGGCGGCCGGTGCCCTGGATGACTGCGCCGAGACACTAGAGGATCTCGACCTCTCCTACAACAACCTGGAGCAGCTTCCCTGGGAGGCTTTGGGCCGCCTGGGCAATGTCAACACACTGGGCCTCGACCACAACCTGCTGGCCTCTGTGCCCGCTGGCGCCTTTTCCCGCCTGCACAAGTTGGCACGGCTGGACATGACCTCCAATCGCCTGACCACCATCCCGCCCGACCCACTTTTCTCCCGCCTGCCGCTGCTAGCCAGGCCCCGAGGCTCACCTGCCTCCGCCCTGGTGCTGGCCTTCGGTGGGAACCCGCTCCACTGCAACTGCGAGCTGGTGTGGCTGCGGAGGCTGGCCAGGGAGGATGACCTGGAGGCCTGTGCCTCCCCACCCGCTCTGGGTGGCCGCTACTTCTGGGCTGTGGGCGAGGAGGAATTTGTGTGCGAGCCCCCTGTGGTGACTCACCGCTCGCCACCGCTGGCAGTGCCTGCAGGTCGGCCAGCTGCCCTGCGCTGCCGGGCAGTGGGGGACCCTGAGCCCCGTGTGCGTTGGGTGTCACCCCAGGGCCGGCTGGTGGGCAATTCGAGCCGTGCTCGTGCCTTCCCTAATGGGACGTTGGAGCTGCTGGTCACTGAGCCGGGCGATGGTGGCATTTTCACTTGCATTGCGGCCAATGCAGCTGGTGAGGCCACCGCTGCTGTTGAGCTGACCGTgggccccccgccacccccccagcTAGCCAACAGCACCAGTTGTGACCCCCCGCGGGACGGGGATCCTGATGCCCTCACCCCGCCCTctgctgcctctgcctctgcctccgcCTCCGCCAAGGCAGCTGACACTGCGCCCCCTACGGACCGTGGTGTCCAGGTGACTGAGCATGGGGCCACAGCTGCTCTTGTCCAGTGGCCAGATCAGCGGCCTATCCCGGGGATCCGCATGTACCAGATCCAGTACAACAGCTCAGCCGATGACATCCTCGTCTACAG GATGATTCCCGCCGACAGCCGCTCCTTCCTGTTGTCGGACCTGGCATCTGGCCGCACCTATGACCTGTGCGTGCTAGCAGTGTACGAGGACGGCGCCACCGGGCTGACGGCCACACGGCCAGTGGGCTGCTCCCGCTTCTCCACTGAGCCGGCGCTGCGGCCCTGTGGGGCCCCGCACGCACCCTTCCTGGGCGGCACCATGATCATCGCCCTTGGTGGAGTCATCGTGGCCTCGGTACTGGTCTTCATCTTCGTGCTGCTCATGCGCTACAAGGTGCACGGCGGCCAGCCCCCCGGCAAGGCCAAGGCACCTGCACCTGTCAGCAGCGTTTGTTCGCAGACCAACGGCGCCCTGGGCCCCACACCGGCCCCGCCTGCCCCTGAGCCTGCTGTGCCCAGGGCCCACACCGTGGTCCAGCTGGACTGTGAGCCCTGGAGGCCCAGCCACGAACCCACGGGACCCTAG